One Helicoverpa zea isolate HzStark_Cry1AcR chromosome 11, ilHelZeax1.1, whole genome shotgun sequence genomic window carries:
- the LOC124634703 gene encoding uncharacterized protein LOC124634703 has product MQEICNTAALPLDTNPLVRKIKCEEFPTIRGKQHTRVGMGVRDEMEEDFAVKTRNTPPMGPAPGQDHPRMEHGGNGFWLAAVTTAGAPHPMLETCTETGFINSQPSMAEFMTALPQLGGGELSPQHTPPGYAPDLPSPGGGLNVPEYPWMKEKKTTRKSSQQDQNREFTEHAGDSTV; this is encoded by the exons ATGCAAGAGATATGCAACACCGCTGCCTTGCCGCTCGACACTAACCCGCTGGTGCGCAAGATAAAATGCGAAGAGTTTCCCACGATCAGAGGGAAGCAACACACGAGAGTTGGCATGGGGGTGCGCGATGAAATGGAAGAGGACTTCGCCGTGAAGACGAGGAACACGCCGCCGATGGGGCCGGCGCCGGGGCAGGACCACCCGCGCATGGAGCATGGTGGCAACGGCTTCTGGCTGGCGGCCGTCACCACGGCCGGCGCGCCGCACCCCATGCTCGAGACATGTACTGAGACTGGCTTCATCAACAGCCAACCTTCCATGGCTGAATTCATGACCGCCTTACCGCAACTGGGAGGAGGAGAACTCAGTCCGCAACATACTCCCCCGGGATACGCGCCCGACCTGCCCTCGCCTGGTGGCGGCCTCAACGTGCCCGAGTACCCTTGGATGAAAGAGAAAAAAACTACGAGAAAGAGCAGTCAACAAG ATCAGAATCGAGAGTTTACTGAGCATGCTGGAGACTCTACAGTGTAG